The genomic stretch CTGTGGCCGGGTAAAGGTTGCCAGCAGGCACCAACAATTGTTCACACATGCCGCCGTCGCGATGAACGCCCAACACTTCTATCGACACGCAGCAATTCGGCTTGTCGTGACGGCACGCAATGCATCTGCCGCAGGCGAGATAGGGATTTACGACGACCCGTTCTCCGAGCTCGATAGCGACGCCTTCGCCGACAGCGGCCACGGTGCCGGAGAGTTCATGCCCCATTATGCGCGGATAGGCGAGGTAGGGATGCTTGCCCTCAAATATATGGTAGTCCGTGCCACAGATGCCGACATGGCTGATGTTGATCAACGCCCATCCGGCTTCCGGCCGGCCTGGAGCCGGGCGATGTTCGAAGCTCAATTCGCCGGGCTTTCGGCACACGAGCGCTTTCATGTGGACCATCTTCCTGAAATGCTTCAAAAAGAACCCGGCGGCTGAGATGACCGCCGGGCCAAGGTGTGGGAGTCTATTCGAAGTCCTTGACGTTCTTCAGCGTCACGAGACCGGCGCCGGTATCGACATTGGCCTCCACCTTTTCCCCGCGGATCGCCTTGACGACAGTGTCGATGCCAAGCTCGCCCATTTTTGCCGGAAATTGTGCAACGCTGGCATCTTCTGCGCCTGACTTGATCGCTTCGATCTCACCACAGCAGGCGTCGAAGCCGACCAGGATGATCTTGTCGTTGGCTATGCCGGCATTGCTGATCGACTTGACCGCTCCAGGAATTGGCGGGCCGCAGGCCGAGTAAATCGCCTTGAGATCGGGATTGGCGGTCAGAATATCTTCGGTGACCGAGGTTCCAAGCTCAAGCGTGCAGTTGGTGGCGCCCTTGCCAACGACCTCGACCTTGACGTCGCCGAGGCCCTCCATCATGCCGGTGACCCGATCGTCCAGCGCCGGCACTCCGGGCACACCTTGCAGGATGCCGATCTTGTCGCCGCTCTTGAGCACGGTCTTCAGATACTCTCCGGCGATCTTGCCGCCGTTGAGGTTATTGGTCGAAACAAGCGCCGTCTGGCCCTTCCAGTTCGGGATGCTGTTGTCGACGAGAACGACCTTGATGCCGGCAGCGACCGCCTTGTCCAGCGCCGGGGCAACGGTCGGATCGACCGGGGTGATTGCCAGCCCCTTGACCCCTTGCGTGATCATGGATTCGATCAGCGCGATCTGCCCCTCGATGTCGGTCGCCGCCTGCCCTTGGCCGGTGACCAGCTCGATTTCGGGGTGGGCGGCCGCGTATTTCTTGGCGGCATCCTCCATGGTCGAGTAGAACGGCACCGGGAATTTCGTAATCAGGCCGATCTTGATCTTGTCGGCGGCAGAAGCGGGCATCGCGAACGCAATGGCGATCGCCAGCCCAGCGAACAGTTTTCGGTTCATTGGCATTCCATTCCTCCCTTGGAATTGAGGCGTCTTCCGGCGGAAGTCGCTTCAGGTATTTGCGGACCGGAACGGCCCCCAAATTTCGAGCGAGTCAGGCTCCAACGATCATGGAAACCAGCTCCTGCTTGTTGTCCTTGGTTGGTACGAGTTCACCGACCTTGCGTCCCTGGCGAAGCACCACGGCGCGATCGGCAAGCTCGACGACATGTTCCATATTGTGGGTGATGAGGATGACGGCGTTGCCCTGGTCACGTAGGGCAGCAACGAGGTTGAGCACTTGCCGCGATTCACGCAGGCCAAGTGCGGCGGTCGGCTCGTCGAGGATCACGACCTTGCGGGCAAAAACGGTCGACCGCGCCACGGCAATGGCTTGTCTCTGTCCACCCGACATCATGGCAACGACGGCGTCCAACCGCGGCAACGTTACCTTGAGGTTTGCCAGCAAAAGGCGTGTGTCGGCATCCATCTTGCGCTGTTGAAGAAATCGCAGGCCGCGCGGGAGCCATTGCGGCCAGGCCAGTTCGCGACCGGCAAAGAAGT from Mesorhizobium sp. NZP2077 encodes the following:
- a CDS encoding sugar ABC transporter substrate-binding protein, yielding MNRKLFAGLAIAIAFAMPASAADKIKIGLITKFPVPFYSTMEDAAKKYAAAHPEIELVTGQGQAATDIEGQIALIESMITQGVKGLAITPVDPTVAPALDKAVAAGIKVVLVDNSIPNWKGQTALVSTNNLNGGKIAGEYLKTVLKSGDKIGILQGVPGVPALDDRVTGMMEGLGDVKVEVVGKGATNCTLELGTSVTEDILTANPDLKAIYSACGPPIPGAVKSISNAGIANDKIILVGFDACCGEIEAIKSGAEDASVAQFPAKMGELGIDTVVKAIRGEKVEANVDTGAGLVTLKNVKDFE
- a CDS encoding ATP-binding cassette domain-containing protein — translated: MSPDVASVDHPAATDHPVLAVRGATKRFGSVVALDDVSVEVRRGEILGLLGDNGAGKSTLTKCISGVHQLDAGAILLDGAPTQIRSPADARFAGIETVYQDLALFDNLTPGQNFFAGRELAWPQWLPRGLRFLQQRKMDADTRLLLANLKVTLPRLDAVVAMMSGGQRQAIAVARSTVFARKVVILDEPTAALGLRESRQVLNLVAALRDQGNAVILITHNMEHVVELADRAVVLRQGRKVGELVPTKDNKQELVSMIVGA